ATGGACTTAAAAAAATAATCATTGGAACTGCGCACAAAAGCGAAGCACAGAGCAATGAGCTCGGCTACACAACAGGATTGCAGTTTTTTGCAAACTTGCATTTTGCCCTGTTCATAAAAGCATTCTTAGAATCAGGCACTTCATTAACACCAAGAATTAACGATAAAACATGGGCACAGTTATCATTGCCCAAACGCGAAAACTGTCCAAGGCATGAAGCGCAATAGGTGATAATTGTTTCGTTTTCTGCAGCGTCCATGACCTTATGAGTGCATTTCTGAACGGATTTAGGGCCTTTTGCCATAATTTCAGGCAAAAGACCACAGCACGGAACCTTTGACATCGTTTCCACATTCTCAAATGAAACACAACTTCTAACTTCTGATTCGAGCTCGTGGGCAGGTCGATCAGGACACGGAACAAAGAGTTTTCCGTGTACCTCGGCAACAGAAGTCGAAGGTTTAAGGTCTATCTCTTTTAGATATTCATAAATTGAAACAACTGGCAATTGCAAACGCCCACGCATTAATTTCCAACAATTAGGACACAAAACAACTACACGCTCACAACCAATCTTTTTAAGCCTTTTCTCTATTCCGCGCAGAACACGATCCGTGCCGCCATGAACTCCATAGCCATCCAATGGATGACCACAACACGCATATGCAACTCCACATCCGTGATCGTTGCAAACTTTGGCAATTGCCTCCATTGTTTTTGGGAATTGAGAAGGAAACGCACATGCTGGAAACAAGACATCTTTGCATTTTTTAGAAGGATAGCACTTGAAAGGATAATGCCCTTTTTCAAGGCAAATCATTTTTGTAGAAAAACTCATTATTCAATGTTCGCTTTCTTCTTCAAAAAATAGGCTATCAAAAGTGTGACAATCAGCAGGATAGCCGCAAAACCAAAATAGAGAAGTCGGTTGTCAGCATCAAGCAGCCCAGCTGAAGCTACTGTGTAAACTGCAGTCCCCGGAATCATAAAAATTGCGGAATAGAGCGTGTATGAAAAAAAGCTTATGTCTGTTATTCCATATGCAAAATTTTGAAGGTTATAGGGAAAAATCGGAATCAGCCGCGTGATTGCAAGGAGATAAATGTCACTTTTGTGAGCTCCCTCAAAAAACAACTTGTTAAGCTGCCTATTCTGAGACAGTTTTGGCTTTAGCGAATCTTTCAAAAAATAACGTCCGACAAGAAATGAAACCATTGCGCCAAGCGTCACGGCGAGCCAACACAAAAAAGTTCCAGTAATCGCGCCAAACAAAGTGCCTGCCGCAATTGCAAAAATAACGCCAGGCAGGGCCAAAACTACACATCCAATTATTGATAACACTACATAAATGATTCCAGTTGTAACAGGATGCTCAACTAGCATCGATTTGAGCCAGTCTATAAATTGGCCATTAGCAATCATGTCAGACCAACCAAAAACAAAATTCAAAACTACAATCAAAACTACAAGCCCCAAGAAAACAAGGAGCTTGTAGTTTTTTTTACAAAATTCGAGAGCCGAAGCCATGACTATTCCTCAACAGAGGTTTCCGATTCTTTGGTTACAAAAGACTCCGAAACATTCTCTTTAACTGACTCATCAGATTCTTTTACCGAATTAGAACCACTTGAGATTGCTTCTTCTTCAATTGGCTGCACAGGAACAACATCGGCCTCAGCCCTAGATTGGTTAGGTTTCGCCTTTCTGCGCGTGTTGAATTTGCCTTCAGCATTAACTTCAATCGCAGACTTTCCATTTGCAGCAGCTTCAGCATCTGCAGTCTCGTTAGATTCATCCATGAGTTCCTTATGACGTGATTTCCAAACGAGCGCAAAAAACCAAACTACGCCCGCAATGATAAACATCATAATCATGGCCATAAACACGGTGTAAATCTCACCTGTCAAGGTTGATCCTACATAGGAGTAAACAATAGTTGCAGGAAGCTGGCCAATGCCTGTCCAAATAAAGAAGTCAAGAAAACTCATGCCTGTAATGCCAGCAGCATATGAAATGTAGTCAAAAGAAACAAATGGAAGAAGGCGACAAATGAGAATCGCATTTTTGCCATACTTTGTAAACCATCTGTCAACACTAGCCAAAGCACCTCTGCTCATAAAAAGCATAACGGCGTCGCGTCCAAATAAACGTGCAATATAAAAACAAATTACAGCCGCAAGCATAGCTGATGACCAAGAAAGAATCGCTCCCCAAACCCAGCCAAAAACAGCAGCGTTTGAAAAAGTAATCAAGAAAGCAGGAATTGGTGCAGCTAGAGACTGGAACACCATCAAGAAAGTAGAAACCAAAGGTCCCCAAACACCTGTTCCTCTAATGAGTTCTTTTACCTTTTCAATGTCACCAGCTGACAAAAGATTAAAGACATATCCAATTGCATCATGAACTGGCTGATAGAAGCTACAAACTAAAATTATTACAAAAAGAATGAAAAATGAAATCCACTTGACGCGACTTTGGTAGATTGAGCGTCTTCTCTCTTCTTCGTCCTCATATGGTTTTTCAGGGGCTTTATGGACAAATTCGTAAACAAAAATAGCAATGCCACCAAGAACAAAGAATGCAAACAGTAACCAGGACACCATTTGAATGTTCCAATGGAAAACAATACCGAAGAAACCGCGCTTCGTGAACATGCCAAGTGCGCGCACAATATGCGCAAAATCAGCTCCATAGACGATAATCGCAAACATTATCGTGCACATCACTGAGCCCAGAGTTCCTCTCCAGCCAACACCACGGCGATGTCCACGTCCTCCATAAATCGCTCCAGCAAGACCAATCAAGAACACATACCAAAAGATGTATCCAAAATATGACATCTGAATGCTTGTCTGACCGAAGCAAAAATACTCAACCGTGCAAGCCCAGCAAAAAGAGACATAAACATAGGAAAAATATTTCATGAATGTCTCAAGTTTTTTAACACCTGTCGTTCTGGTGTCAGGTTCAATCACCTTTTCCGCTTTTTCTTTCCCCTTTAAAAGGGCCATCTATTACCTCCATAATCAATTAACCAAAGCTAACCCACCGAACATGAAGATAGCCACAGTGAGTTGCCGTGGCTATCTTTCAAATTAATTTAAATAGACGCTTTCAAGCAAGGCATTAAGCCTTAGCTTTGAATGTAACTACAACTTTAGTTCCGCCAGCTGGGAGGACGTCCTCACGACCGTTGAACCAAGTGTAGTTAGTTGCTGTTGTTGTGTTTGATTCCCAAGCAGCGTCAGAACAAATTCCAACTGCACAGGAGTCGAGGCAAAGTACGCATCCGGTATTCTTTGCTTTTGCACGATCAATGTTGCCTCCAAATCTCCAGTCGGCTTGTCTCTGCTCGCCATTCGTTGTTTTGAAGCATTTCTCAATTGGGAAAGGATCTTTTCCGTCCCACTGAATTGTAACGTCAAGCTTGTCGCCCTCGATAGATTTTCCCTCACCAGGAGCCGCAGACATATCAGCAGCTGTTAGATTGTTTCCAGGAGTGAAACCGAGATCCATCATGTCTTGATAGAACTCTTTTTCATCGCCAAGACCAGTGAGAACAGACTTGTCTCCATTCGAACCGCCCTTGTATACAATTGCATGGCGTGTGTTTTCGGTGAAGTAAATGTCATTTACTTCAGCAAGGTATCTAATCTCTTTTTTCTCTTTGTCAACGACGATAGGCTTTGATTCAGTTGGCATTTCAACAGATTCTTTCTTTGTATCATCGCTCTTTTGATCACTTGAAGAAGAGCCGCATCCCACAAGTGCGAAAGCAAGAAGCGCTGCACATGCAGCAACTACAGCAAGCTTAATCCAAGACATAGCTGTCTTTGAGTTATTCATATTTCCTCCCTATAAAAGATAATCCCATCCAAAATACAATTGGAAGAGAGACATAATTCCCCCGCAGACACGGGTAATGCAGATCGGTTTCCTGAAGCAGAAAGCGTCTATGAAAAATTTCAAAAAACCTGAACTATATTATAGCACTGTTAAGAAAAAGTCATTCAAGCACGCCACAAAAAACACACAGCAAAGACGCTGTAAAAACAACTTTCACACTTGCATTGCTAAAGCACAAAGCAAAGAATATTGGCAGGCTAGTTAAAAACCCACAGATGCTAAACTAGGGAAATTGGGTCAACGTCGACAGCTGTCGAAACTCCTTTAGAAGCATTGAAACAACGAAACACTTTTTCAATCTTAGAAGAAATTTCCATTTCGAGTGGCACCTTTAGCAAAACATGAAAATGCCAGCTCTTTTGCACCTTCTCAAACGGGCAAGCAGAAGCTGGAGAGATAATAAGACCAGACGCTTCTTCTTCTGACAACTCATCAACGACTCGTTCGCGCAGTCTGTCAATGTCTTTGCGAGCAAGCTCTTTGTCAGTCGACCAAACAAGAAGCCTAACTAGTGAAACATAAGGTGGAAATTTTAATACTTTTCGCTTTGGCAGCTCCACGCGCAAAAACAACTCCCTGTCATGTTCTTTTGCGGCGCGCAGTGCCGAATTATCGGGCTCATAGGTTTGCACAATGACTCTTCCCTCGTAAGTTGACCTTCCGCAACGCCCGCTAACTTGTTCAATCAAATCAAAAGTGCGTTCTGAAGCTCTAAAATCAGGAACGTGCATTACAGTGTCAGCATTAATCACTCCAACAAGCGTAACCTCATCAAAGTCAAGACCCTTAGCAATCATTTGAGTGCCCAAAAGAACAGAGCGACTTGCATCATCGAATTCTCTAAGGAGCCTCTCATGTGAATTAGCCCTTTCGGTTGTATCGGCGTCCATTCTAACAACTAGAACATCTTCAAAACCTGGTCTCTTTGACAACAAGAGGCGCAGTTCCCCTTCAACTTTTTGAGTTCCAGTTCCCAATCTTTTTAAATAGGGAGATCCGCAAGCAGGGCAAACGGCAGGCGACTTTACGTCATAGCCACAGTGATGACATTTCAACTTATTTCCATCTTCATGATAGGTCAAAGAGGTGGAGCAATTCGGGCATTCAGGAACGAAGCCGCAATCTCGACACAAAAGAAATTTTGAGTAGCCGCGCTGATTAAGAAGAAGCACCACCTTGTGCCCCTTTCCTAACTCCTCAAAAATCGAAGACTTCAAATGCGGAGAAAACAGGCTGTATTTACCGCCTTTCGGAAGCGTAGTCATGTTCACAATTTCCACTTTTGGCATAGATTGCCCCGTGGCCCTTGCACTGAGTTCTACTCTTCTCCAATCTGCGTTATGCTTTGAGCAATAAATAGCTTCGATGCTCGGAGTTGCACTGCCCAAAACAAGCACTCCCCCAGCCTCTTCCATCAACTTCTTTGCGACAGTTCGTGCGTGATAACGCGGGGCACTTTCCTGTTTGTAGGAAGTTTCATGTTCCTCGTCGATAACAACTATTCCAACATTTTTTAAAGGAGAAAATAGCGCACTTCGTGCACCAATCACCACTCTGGCGTTGCCATCTTTTATCCAAAACCACTGTTGGCGTCTTTGTGCTTGTGTCATTTTTGAATGCATAACAGCAATCTCATCACCAAAGCGCGACTTAAAACGCGCAACGGTTTGTGGCGTCAAGGAAATTTCAGGCACAAGAACTATCGCATTTTTCCCCTCACTCAAAACTTTTGAAATAACTTGAAGATAGACCTCTGTTTTGCCAGAGCCTGTGACACCATCAAGCAAAACACAAGAGCCGTTTTGCAAAGATCGCATCTGTTCAATCACATTAATAGCATGATTTTGCTCCGACGTTAAATGCTCCGGTTCTGAGTAGTTGTTAAATATTGAATCAACGTCTTTTTTGTCAAACTCGATTTTCTTAGGTCGGCGAGATGCTTTTACTAACGAAGTTGTGCCGTCTTTATGAGATACAAAATGTGGCGTTCCACCAGAAGGCAAAGCAAGTCGCACAGCGCTTGAAAGTGGCGAAACATATTTATGAGCTATCCAAATTAGTTCTTCTGCCCTTTGCCTTTCAAAATAGCTCTCGCTCAAAACGTCTTTAATTTCCTTGACTTCAAAATCTAAATCAGTTGCGTTTTGGTGAAGATTAACTGAAATGACAAACCCCACAGCAGGTTTATTTCGGCATTCAACAAGAACAGCCTTGCCAACTTCCACAAACTTTGCTTCTCTAGATTCACAAAAATTTTTAGATAAAGTTTTTGTTGTTACATCGTGAGGCAAAAATCGATTAGGGATAGCATAGGTAAAAGCTCTATCTATCACCTTTGAAGTTGAATCTATTACAATTTCTGCAGTTGCCACAGTAAACACCCACTAATTCAAACTAGACAAAACTAACCAAAGATTTCATATTCCATCTAAAACTTTTATAAAAATCTATTCGTATAACGCAAACTCAAATGTCACAAAGTGCGGAAAAGTTATTAGGCAAACAATTAGAAATCAACCTTGAAAGCAGGCTTGACAAGCCCATTGTGGTCAACAGCTATCACTCCCTCATTGCCACAACGCAAATAAATGCCTGCAAATTTTCCGTTATATGAATAAAGTCCTGGCATCGCATTGAACTTTTGCACTGGCGTCGTGTTGTCAAGTTTTTCGCCAGTAAACAAAACATCTGTTTTGTGTTGCTTAGCATACTCCTGTGCAACATAACCCGTGTTAACATGTGATTTCACAACTTCAGCCCATTTTTGTGTATCCTCAAAATCAGGACCTGCAAAAACACCTTTTGCGCCGTAATCATCTTCAGGTTTCAAAATCCATCCATTAGGATTGTTCTGAATTTCGTTTACATCAACAATGCCACCAGAATCGAGACGATAGGTTCTAGGGCAATGAGAATCAATAAAGTCACACTCTGAGTCTGTTAAAAACCTTCTTGTTTCAGGCAAAAATAAAGCGATGTTTACAGTTTTTGTGTGAACAACTGTGGTTCTAAAGTGCCCAACTAAACACACTTTTTCTGCTGCAACAGCATCGATTAAACCACAGCATGAATCAATGTTATTTTGAATGTCACATGTTACAGCGCGTCTATAAACACAGTCAACAACTTCACCATCTTTGTTGTCTTTAAGATGCTCTCCATCAAATTCAAGATCGCGAATGTCAACGACTCGAGCTCTCACACCGCAACGTTTAAATGCATCTGCGAATCGGTCAAAGTCGGAATAAGTTGCATGCTCATCCATGAAATCAGCAATCACCACAAGAGGATTCTCGCGATAAAAACAGCACTCCCTGTAGTTTTTCAGACACTGATTCGCCCAAGAATCAAAGAGCTCATAATTCTCAACCGACTTGTGTGCATTTGCAAACTGCTTAAAAGCATCACCTTTAGCAATAGCCTCGCCCAGAACAAGGTCACGAGACATGCAGCTTGTTCCATCGGTGTTAAACTCGCAAAACTTGAAGTCTAGAGTTTCTTCATCCATAAAAATGTCAAAGCGAGCCATTGGCAAAAGCTCAGAATATTGACAGGGCAGCATTATCAACTCTTCAAGCTGTTTTGAATAACCAAATAGTTCTCTATAATTAGCATCTTCTAAATAGCGGCGAATGATTTTTGTGAGTATTGAATGAGTGGTTGAAACAATTTCTTCAAAATGCTTGTTTAAATTTTCATTCACAAGATAGGGAAAATAAGAAAAATTGAGAGGTTCTCCATGAGCGTCGACGTCACTGCGAACTAGATAGTCAAGTGCAGCTTCTCTGCCAGTCAAATCACCATCAAGTTCACACAAAATTTGCTTATATTCATCGTTAAGAGTATTCACTATGCGCCCCTCCATTTTCGCAAATTTCAATGTCACAATTATAATTTAAGGTTCTAAAGCAAATTATGAGGAGGAGTCTTGCTCTTAGTAATTCCAAAAGCACTGGCAAGAATCGTTTTGGCGATAACAATCATTTTGGCAGGACTAATGGTTTGTATCCACATCCCACAAGTCACAGAAATAGTTTCAAGGTTGACTTCTAATGCCGCTTCTGTGGGATTGTCATCGGATGCGATGGCAAAAATTAGCGTTAGCACAAGGGATTTTTCGTTAGGGTTAATTGGACCAGAAGGACTTAAAAGCGTGCTTGCAACCCTCGGAATTCCAACTAGCGCCCTTGACGAATCGATGCTCACCCATTTGCAAGATTGCACATGGGTGTTCAATCTAATGACAGACCTGTTCAAAGCATTAGGAATTGCATCATTGGTGCTTGCAGTGCTCGCACTAATAATAGGTCGAAGAAATGAGCTTTCGAAACTTCTGTTGCAATCTTCAATTCTTGCAATCCTAATTCTTGCTGCTTTTGGAATATGGATTACCGTTGGTTTTGATTCATTTTTTACATGGATGCACTCCCTGTTTTTTGCTTCTGGCACCTGGACCTTTCCGGCCGACTCATTCCTAATTCAGATGTTTCCCGAAAGCTTTTGGATTGGCATGGGGGTTGTGTGGGGCGCTTCGTCGGTTCTATTCTCACTTGCTCTAATTCTCATATCGCAGGTAATTAAGAAACGATAGCCCTGTGCTAGAATTTTTCTGCTGTGATATTGATTTGAGTGTTTTAGAAGAAAGAGGAAAAATGAAGATTTGGGACAAAGTCAATGAATGTGACGTAGAAATCGATTCATGGGATGACTTGATGCAAATCATGATTGACGGCCGACAGGTTGATATCATCGTTGGACACGAGAAATCGGATGCTGACGGCTACCTCACATGGGACGTTGAGCATTGGTCAGCTATTGATGACAGAAGATTCATCAGAACATATGCATTAAAAGGACGCGAACTCGGAGAGTCAACTGGACACAACATCTATGACCTAAAAAATGAGTTCCACCCAGAGGATGCAGAGAAAGTTCAGCTTTCATAAACAATCGATTTTTTTAACCTTGAGGAGCAGCTCTCTTTGTCAACCTTAAGCTGAAGAAGAGTGCCTGACAAAAGATATTAGGAATTAAAAATGCCCTGCTCGAGCGGGGCATTTTTAATACAAACAATTTTAAAAGGGTTATCGCCAATCAAAATTTAAATCAACATAGCATTTGCAAAACTAGACGACCAAAGTTCCAGGTTCAGTCGATTTTGTAACCCAAGTGTTTGAACCAACAGTGCAACCATCGCCAATAAAGGTGTCTCCTCCAAGGATAGTTGCATTTGCATAAATTACAACATTGTTGCCAATGTTAGGATGACGCTTTCCGCCCTTTACAGGATTTCCATTTTCATCCTTCTCAAAACTTTTTGCGCCAATGGTCACACCTTGATAAAGCTTCACATGATTTCCCAAAACGGCGGTTTCGCCAATCACGATTCCTGTCGCGTGATCAATACAAAAATATTCTCCAATAGTTGCGCCAGGATGAATGTCAACACCTGTCTTTTGATGAGCAAATTCGCTTATCAAACGAGGAATAACAGGGATTTTCCTGATGTAGAGCTCATAGGCGAGACGATGACAAAAAGAAGCGAAATAGCCAGGGTAACAAAGAACAATTTCTTTGTAGGACAAAGCGGCGGGGTCTCCATCATAAATTGCTTTTATGTCTTTATTGAGCATTTTTAAAATTCTTGGCAATTGCTCAACAAAATCATCTGCAACTTCAGCAGCTTTGTCTTCAGCTTCACGCCCTATAACGCCAATTTCTGAAAGAGCAATCTCAATTTCAGAAGACAAATTTCTTCTTAAATCGAAGACTAGCTCATATTCCCCTCTGTGATCATTAAAAATTGATGGATACATTAAAGCTTGAACATCTTTAATGACATCTTGAATTACCTCGCGATGAGGTGCGCGACCGTCACCCTCAACGCAAGGATGACGGTTCGCGATAATTTCGTGGATTACTTTTTCGGTGTCCAAATTCTCTATTCCTCATAAAGTGCAGTTGATAAATATCTATCGCCCGAATCAGGAAGAATAACGACTATGTTCTTGCCTTCGTTCTCGGGGCGCTTAGCAAGTTCTTTTGCTGCCCACACTGCAGCACCTGCAGAAATGCCAACTAATATTCCTTCGGTTCTAGAAAACTCACGTCCCGTTTCTAGTGCATCGTCATTTTCAACTTTAATGATCTCATCGATAACATTCATGTCCACAACATCTGCAATAAACCCAGGAGAGATTCCTTGGACCTTATGAGGTCCAGGCTGTCCTCCAGAAAGAACTGGAGAAGCGGCAGCCTCAACAGCCACCATTTTAACAACAAGTCCCTTTTCCTTGAAAAGTTTGCCAATTCCACTGATTGTTCCACCAGTGCCGACACCTGCGACAACAATGTCGACTTCGTTATCAAGAGCATCTAAAATTTCAGGACCAGTAGTATCATAATGAGCCTTCCAGTTAGCAGGATTCGTAAATTGGCTCGGAATAAATGAGTTTGGAATTTCTGCTGCAAGCTCTTTGGCTTTTGCAATTGCGCCCTTCATTCCACCTGCGCCGTCAGACAAAACCACCTCGGCGCCATATGCTTTCATTAACTTTCGACGCTCAACGCTAAATGTCTCAGGCATAACAATAATCACGCGGTATCCCTTATGGACCCCAACCGCAGAGAGTCCAATGCCTGTGTTTCCGCTGGTGGGCTCAATGATTACAGATCCCTCTTTTAATTCGCCAGACTTTTCAGCTTCCTCAATCATCGACAAAGCAATGCGGTCTTTAATTGAACCAGTGAGGTTGAAAGCCTCAACTTTTCCGAAAATGTTAGCTTTATTGTTAACAGCCTTTTCCGTAGCAACCAGCTCCACCAAAGGCGTGTTGCCAATGAGCTGTTCTGTACTTTTTAAAATGTTTGCCATTGTGTAGTCTTCTCCTTTAATTTTAAATTTTGAATAAGAAAAAGAATAATATTCAGTTCATGCACCAACTAAAGGTGCCTAAAGAAGACATCGAGGAATTACGAAATGTTCGAATGTGATTAACATGGTTAACATCATACATGTTTTTCCAAAAAGTTGTTTGCAAATAACCAACTTTCTGGAGTGCCTGTGTCAAGGCCATCTTCTGGCGCAAATTCCACAGCATACATTTCTTCTTCTGACAAAAGGGCGAAAAGCGCATCAGTGAGCTGGATTTCCCCACCCACGCCAGGCTTTGTCTCCGCCAAAATTTTCATAACCCGTGGAGACAAAAGATATCTTCCGAACACGCAAAGATTAGTGGGAGCGTCTTCAAGCGAAGGCTTTTCTACCAATGTGTCAACTTTCCAAACACCCTCACCCAAGTTTTCACCGCCCATGATTCCAAAACGGTGAACCTCTTCGTCAGGAACTGGAACAACAGCGATTACACTTGCGCCACCATGGGATTCTGAAACCTCTTTCATGCGAGGAAGCATTTTGTTTCCGGGAACAATAACGTCTCCTAGACAAACAAAAAATGCTTCATCTCCAGTTGCAGGAGATGCGCACAAAACTGCATGACCAAGGCCCAAAGCCTCATCTTGATATACATACTCAACATTTAAATTGCCAGCATGCTCGACTCGATTGGCGAGTTCATCTTTCCCTTTTGAACGAAGATGATTGACTAGCTTTTCATCAGGAGAAAAATGCTGTTCAATTGCTGCTTTCTCGCGCGAATTCACAATGACAACACCATCGGAGACATCAAGTCCTTCTTCCACAATCCACTGAATTGCAGGCTTTCCGCCAACTGGCAACATCTCTTTAGGCACGGCTTTGGTGATTGGCAAAAAACGAGTTCCAAGCCCAGCAGCAGGAATAACAGTTTTCATTTGTCCTCCAAACTATTTCGACTAATACAAAAGAATTATAATTCATTGATTTAGACACCAAAAATGCCAAAAGAATTACTATGAAGGTTAAAAGTTGAGGGAGAGTCTAAACAAAACAAGTCGAGATAAAGATTTACTGTTTGAAGCTAATTTAAAGCATCAAAAAACTATATATAAAAACAGTCTTCCCGAAAAAAGAAATTAGAAAGTCGAAAGGAACATAAAAATGGCATCTAAGTTTTCAAACTTCCTAAAAGAAGTAACCATCGATTCTTTATTAGTTGGAATTGCAACCATAGTTGTTGGGTTGCTATTTATTCTTCTTCCAGCATCATCGGGTTGGATTCTCTGCGTCATCACGGGCATTGCTTTATTAACAATGGGAATTTTCTCATTGTATGGCTATTTTTCCTACGGCAGATTTTTATGTGGCTATTCGTTTATTGTGGCAATTCTGTTTCTCATAATGGGCGCGCTTTGTCTTATTCAACCGATGCTCATAATGGGAATACTCACAATTGTTCTCGGGCTCATTGTCATTGTCGACGCGGCTACAACACTTGCAGAAGGAATTGCTTTTGTCAGAGCCCGCATTAAAGGTGGAATGCCTTTAGCTATCTTTTCCGCAATTCTCATGCTTCTTGGAATTTTCATCATTATGAGTCCAGCTGAAACGGTAATGATTTTCACCGGCTGGGTTCTGGTTTTAGATGGAGTCTTTGA
This portion of the Phoenicibacter congonensis genome encodes:
- a CDS encoding HdeD family acid-resistance protein, coding for MASKFSNFLKEVTIDSLLVGIATIVVGLLFILLPASSGWILCVITGIALLTMGIFSLYGYFSYGRFLCGYSFIVAILFLIMGALCLIQPMLIMGILTIVLGLIVIVDAATTLAEGIAFVRARIKGGMPLAIFSAILMLLGIFIIMSPAETVMIFTGWVLVLDGVFDVVAMLTYGKKIKDFKKSMFGER